AGACGCTTCTATTTGTTGTGCTGTCGGTATTTCTTTTAGATCAGATTTTAGATCAGAGTCAGCTTGCTCAGTGCTGTTATTAACAGAGCTTTCTACCCAGCCCCATCTTCACATTTGCCAGTAATAATCCTGATAAGATCAACACCATCGCTAGCATCTTCCACCATGTCACCACTTCCCCTGTGAGCAGCACTGACGTTGCCATACCGAATATCGGCACCAGTAGCGCAAACGGCATAACCTTGGAGGCAGTATTTTGACTCAGTAAATACGCCCACAGCCCAAAGCCAATAAGAGTTGAGGTGTACACGATAAATCCAAGCGCCAACCAAGACTTGAGCGATGCCTCCATAAACGTCGCCAACTGCCATGCGCCGGTTTCAAACATGAGGGACGATAGGGTCAAAATCACACAAGCGATCAGGCCACCCCATACCACCAATGCTAGGGCAGACAACGCAGATGCCTTATTCTTCCCAGTGGTAGGCGAGACAATAGACACGCCAGATCCCTGCTGCGTTGCTTTTATAGCGGCTTGCGTTGACGCCTGCTTTGATGCAATGTTGCCAAAGCTCCAGCCTATTGCCGCAATCAAAATACAGACAAACCCAACCAAAGGCATGTCACCGCCAAGGTTTAGCAGGATCACACCCAACCCCAACATACCGATCAACATACCGATGACCTGTATGCGACTCATTGCCTCCCCCAAGATGACATACGCCAGTAATACGGTGATAAAAACCTGAAGTTGTAGTAATAGTGCGGTCAACCCTGCCGACGCCCCCAAATGCATGGCGGTGAATACAAAGGCATACTGCATGACAAAGGTACCAATGGCATAGATAAATAACGTACGGTTAAACTTGGGCGGCTTGAGAAACAAAACCAGTGGCACGGCGGTAAAGAAAAAACGCAAGGCTGTAAGCATCAGCGGTGGAAAGCTTTCAAGCCCCCACGCAATAAAGGTAAAGTTCACGCCCCAAATAAAGGTAACCAGTACAGCTAATGCGGTGTGTAAAGGGGTCATATCGTTGGCCTAGAAAATCATGACTAATTAGTAGATTTATTAATTGGTTGGGTTATAGTGAAGTTCATATAACACTGATATGGTATTAGCCTCCCTCACAGTGCTCTTATGGGTCTCGTCTGGTCTATAGTAGCTTATGTGGTCTATTCGAGATTAACAGCTCTCAAGGAGTTCGACCTATAGTGTGTATTCGGCTGTTAATACTCTCTTGTATTTAGTTTTCTATAACAGTTGCAGCTGACTTGACGCTCATCATCATAAGCCTTGTGCCATGCTATGTCTTTGCTGTAGTTTTTCTAACGATTGTCACCTCATAATGTTAGTAGCCATCCAGCGGCTCCGCAATTCATAACCACCAGCCAAGCAGGTAATTTCCAGAACATCAAGGCAACTAGAGCAATTAATGCCAGACCAAAATCTTTTGCTTCAACAATGGCGCTTGTCCATACAGGCTGATAAAGCGCTGCCAGTAGCAAACCGACGACTGCAGCATTAACACCAGACAGGGCGGCTCGTGTCCGCAAATTTTGGCGTAGACCTTCCCAAAATGGTAGGGCACCCATAACCAACAAAAAGGATGGCGCAAAGATGGCTATTAAGCAAATCATACCTCCCAACCAGCTACTGGGCGCTTGGTTCATCGAACTCCCAAGAAATGCAGAGAAGGTGAATAAAGGCCCTGGAACTGCTTGCGTGGCCCCGTAACCTGCCAAGAAAGTATCATTACTGAGCCAACCAGCCGGAATAACCTCAGCTTGTAACAAGGGTAACACCACATGCCCACCACCAAACACTAATGATCCTGCACGAAAGAAGGTATCTACCATAGAGAGGGTGTGACTTGGGTACAATGCAGTCAGCAGTGGCAAGCCAATTAGCAATGAGAAAAATAAGAACAACCAAAAAACCCCAGTCCGACGTCTGATAGTAATAGGAAGCGGGTCATGAGCAATCACCTTTTCAGGTTTAAATAATACCAGTCCAATAATGGCAGCAATAGCAATGACGATCACTTGGCCTAATGCAGAGGGTACTAACAGCACAAAACAAGCGGCCAGCGCCATGATAGAGACTCGCGCAACATCGGTGCAGAGATTTCGACCCATACCCCATACCGCTTGTGCAACCACCGCCACCGCTGCTACTTTTAAACCCTGTAGTACGCCAGGTGGAATAATATCCCCATAACTGGTAATACCCATAGCAAATAAAATAAGCGCTATGGCAGAGGGCAAGGTAAACCCAGTCCAAGCAGCGAGAGCGCCAGTATATCCCGCTCGAGATAGCCCTATGGCGATGCCGACTTGACTGCTTGCTGGTCCTGGTAAAAACTGGCAAAGTGCGACTAAGTCGGCATAGCTGTTCTCAGTTAGCCATTGTCGTCGTATCACAAATTCATCACGAAAATAGCCCAAATGAGCGACGGGACCACCAAATGAGGTTAGACCCAATCTAAGGAAAATAAGAAAAACAGCCCATGCTGACCTACTTTCAATATTATGACTATTATGATATGCCACGACTGACTCTCCTCGGCAGATTCTCTTAATTATCGAAATACGATAATTTACCTAGGTTATGATGATGTGTCTATCTTTTACTGGAATTGTTTAGTGTGATACCTGTATGGATGGCATGATCAGATCGAAAAATGTAATAACAGCAATACTTACAGTCATATCTCAAATAGCTAGCAGTCATATCTCAAATAGCTAGCAGTCATATCTCAAATAGCTAGCAGTCATATCTCAAATAGCTAGCTTTGCTAAATGTACTTAGTAGTATACTTGTAAGGGATTGTTCAAGCTGATTTGAAATTTCAGCCATTAGGTGACACGATGTTAATTAATGACAGACGACTTGAGGAGTAATCTATAAAAATTGATAGATCTATACTACGAGCAATAGCAGCCTGTGTTTTGATTGTTGGACTGACAGCTGCCGTCATAATTATCCTTAACCTGATGCCAACTAATAGCAGTATTTTATCTAATACCTTCTAACGGAAACTACTTTTGAAATTAAAGCCTAAATAAGGCTTTTTTTGTGCCCATTAATTGTATTTGGCGGTCAAGTGAGTAGTCGAACTGTAATCTGTGATCATTGATTAGGGTATGATGCGAGCCATAAAATCGTTGTCAACAGTGACCATAGCGAGCTCATCGCTATTATTGCTTACAGCAGGCCACACTTCTTCCTACCCATCTACTAACATTAAGCGAGTTATGTCATTGCCTGCTTATGTATTATTCACATTCAGTCTCTATTCATCCTTCATATTTAATTGATTTTAGGCTACCTCTATATGTAGTGGCATAATAAACTTGGACAGTGTTTAAGAGGCTATACTAACCCAAAGAAGGAAAATAGTATGACCAACAAACGCAATCAATATACCCGAGAGTTTAAGTTAGAAGCCATCAGCTTAGTCACTGATCACAAACGTAAAATACCTGATGTGGCCAGCTCACTTGGTATTGGCAAATCCACCTTGCAGAAATGGCTGAGTCAATACCATCAAGAAATAAATGGTCAAGCACCTAAAGCTGGTAATGCGTTAACTGACGAGCAACGCGAGCTTCAAGAGCTGCGTAAAGAGAATAAGCGTTTGAGGATGGAACGCGATATATTAAAAAAGGCTTCTGCTCTGCTGGCGTTGGACAGTCTGAACGGCTATCGCTGATCAGCCAGCTTGCAGAGCAAGACGAACAGATGAGTAAAAGCCAACTTTGCAGGCTATTTGGTGTGATTAAGAGCAGTTACTACTATAGACTAAAGCCACAGGCCATCAGTCTTGACACTGTCAAAACCAAAGCCTTAATACGCCAAATATTCAACGACTCAAAGTACTCAGCAGGAGCTCGCAGCATTGCAGCCATACTAATGAATGAGCATAACATCAAGCTGTCACGTTATATGGTAGGTAAACTTATGAGCAGCATGGGGCTTAAAAGCTGTCAGTTAAAGACGCATAAATACAAGCATGCTGACGAGGCGCACAAAACCCATGGGAACTTATTGAACCGTAACTTTAGCCCATCAGCGCCCAATCAAGTCTGGACGGGCGATGTAACTTATGTTCGCATCAAAGGTGGCTGGTGCTATTTAGCGGTGGTTTTAGATTTGTATGCTCGGCGTGTGGTGGGATTTGCCGTATCAGAATCCCCTGACAGTGTGCTGACCGCTAAAGCCCTGCAAATGGCATACCACAGCAGACTTAAACCCAGTGGTATGCTGTTTCATTCCGATCAGGGAACCCATTATACCAGTAAGAAATTCGCTGAATCCGTGGCGAGTTGTAATGGCATGACGCAAAGCATGAGTCGAAAAGGTAACTGTTGGGACAATGCCCCAACTGAAAGGTTCTTCAGGAGCTTTAAAACAGAATGGATGCCAAAGGGCGGTTATGAGAATATCGCTGAGGCTAAAAGTGCCATTATTGATTATATTTGGGGCTACTATCAAACCGTGAGACCTCACCGTTTTAACGATTATTTGTCACCGCTAGAAAAAGAGAAACGTTACTTTAATCAAAACCTCTTATCAGGTGTCCTAAATTAGTTGACCACTACAATATTACATAAAAAAATATGTAGTCTAACAAGATACTTTCTTATTGACTTGTAACATATGCGTGTTAACCTGAGCATTCTTTGGGGAGTAGCCTGCTTTCGTTCTACGAAAGAGTTCGTGTCAACACGCTTGGCCATATGCCATGGTACGAACACCTCTCGGTTGGCGAGACCATCGATATATTCACACTGCAGGTCGGGGGTGTGAGTATGTCGTGGACTCTATACTCGACCTGAGAAGATAACAATGAACCCTGTAGCCCTTCTGTTACTTGCTCTCTCTATGTCTACTGATGCCTTCTCTGTGGCAATTAGTAAAGGCGCAAGCCTCAAAAATCCTCGTTTCACCGAAGCTTTAAGAATAGGCCTTATTTTTGGTACTATTGAAGCTATCACGCCCATTATTGGTTGGTTCATCGGCCATTCAACAGCTTCTTTGGTAGACGCTTCTTTTGTCGAAGCATGGGATCATTGGATAGCGTTCACTATACTCGTCGTTCTCGGTCTGCATATGATTTATGAAGGTTTGAAGCCAAGTAGCGCAAAGGCAGAAGTACCGTCAAGGCACTCTTCCTTTAAACTTGCTGTAACCGCATTCGGCACCAGCATTGATGCAATGGCTATAGGTGTTAGTCTAGCGTTTATAGAGGTCAGTATTTTACTGGCAGCGGGTCTTATTGGTCTGGCTACTACAATAATGGTCACTTTAGGCGTCATGCTGGGGAAAGTATTGGGTTCACTACTCGGTCATAAGACTGAAATATTTGGTGGGCTAATGCTAATCGCTATCGGTGGGTGGATTCTGTCCAGCCACCTCTAATTGCAAAACTTTATACGCGACTTGATAGTTTAGTCTTCTTTACGAGCCTCTTTGATTTTCTTAACAGCCGCATCCGTCAAGTCAGCCGCCTTGTCAGCCACTGGCCCAACGATATCTTTTGCTTTATTTATGGTAGGTTCTTTTGAGTATACCTCAACGGAACCACTCCATTACACCGCTATACCTAATCTGGACTTAGTGGTTTCCTTAAAATTTATGTGAAAATCTGGATTTAAGCGATAAGTCAGTGATAAATATTGCACTCCCTTTTACTTATTACTTACAAAGCCACTTTTGCCCCAGCCATTATGATTTTTTAGAACTAAAGTACGATGCAAACATGTAGTTGTGGATCATGCTTT
The sequence above is a segment of the Psychrobacter sp. PL19 genome. Coding sequences within it:
- a CDS encoding IS3 family transposase: MSKSQLCRLFGVIKSSYYYRLKPQAISLDTVKTKALIRQIFNDSKYSAGARSIAAILMNEHNIKLSRYMVGKLMSSMGLKSCQLKTHKYKHADEAHKTHGNLLNRNFSPSAPNQVWTGDVTYVRIKGGWCYLAVVLDLYARRVVGFAVSESPDSVLTAKALQMAYHSRLKPSGMLFHSDQGTHYTSKKFAESVASCNGMTQSMSRKGNCWDNAPTERFFRSFKTEWMPKGGYENIAEAKSAIIDYIWGYYQTVRPHRFNDYLSPLEKEKRYFNQNLLSGVLN
- a CDS encoding transposase; amino-acid sequence: MTNKRNQYTREFKLEAISLVTDHKRKIPDVASSLGIGKSTLQKWLSQYHQEINGQAPKAGNALTDEQRELQELRKENKRLRMERDILKKASALLALDSLNGYR
- a CDS encoding EamA family transporter, with product MTPLHTALAVLVTFIWGVNFTFIAWGLESFPPLMLTALRFFFTAVPLVLFLKPPKFNRTLFIYAIGTFVMQYAFVFTAMHLGASAGLTALLLQLQVFITVLLAYVILGEAMSRIQVIGMLIGMLGLGVILLNLGGDMPLVGFVCILIAAIGWSFGNIASKQASTQAAIKATQQGSGVSIVSPTTGKNKASALSALALVVWGGLIACVILTLSSLMFETGAWQLATFMEASLKSWLALGFIVYTSTLIGFGLWAYLLSQNTASKVMPFALLVPIFGMATSVLLTGEVVTWWKMLAMVLILSGLLLANVKMGLGRKLC
- the chrA gene encoding chromate efflux transporter, which encodes MAYHNSHNIESRSAWAVFLIFLRLGLTSFGGPVAHLGYFRDEFVIRRQWLTENSYADLVALCQFLPGPASSQVGIAIGLSRAGYTGALAAWTGFTLPSAIALILFAMGITSYGDIIPPGVLQGLKVAAVAVVAQAVWGMGRNLCTDVARVSIMALAACFVLLVPSALGQVIVIAIAAIIGLVLFKPEKVIAHDPLPITIRRRTGVFWLFLFFSLLIGLPLLTALYPSHTLSMVDTFFRAGSLVFGGGHVVLPLLQAEVIPAGWLSNDTFLAGYGATQAVPGPLFTFSAFLGSSMNQAPSSWLGGMICLIAIFAPSFLLVMGALPFWEGLRQNLRTRAALSGVNAAVVGLLLAALYQPVWTSAIVEAKDFGLALIALVALMFWKLPAWLVVMNCGAAGWLLTL
- a CDS encoding manganese efflux pump MntP, with the protein product MNPVALLLLALSMSTDAFSVAISKGASLKNPRFTEALRIGLIFGTIEAITPIIGWFIGHSTASLVDASFVEAWDHWIAFTILVVLGLHMIYEGLKPSSAKAEVPSRHSSFKLAVTAFGTSIDAMAIGVSLAFIEVSILLAAGLIGLATTIMVTLGVMLGKVLGSLLGHKTEIFGGLMLIAIGGWILSSHL